The Malassezia japonica chromosome 9, complete sequence genomic interval cgccgggggcCGTGGCGCCTCAATCACCGGCGTGGGCCGTGCCGGGGGCGTCGCGACCGGGCGTGGCGCCTGGGGCGCGACGTTCGCCACGCGCACGATCGGGCGCGCGTGGACCGGCGCCGggctcgccggcgagctCTGCGGCGGGCTCTCGCTCACCGGGGAGCCCGCGCtgcccggcggcggcacggcgcccggcgtgcccggcggcagcgccgcctggcggtGGTCGTTCGGATCGAGCGTAAAgccctcggcgagcagggcGGGAATAATCACCTTTtcgaggtgcgtgcgcaggaccTGGGCGTCTTCCCACACCTCCGAGTGCTCCTCGTTGTAGAACTGCGCATTGCTCAGCATGCGGTACAGGTCCGAGACCAGCGCGTGGGGATTAATGTACTCTTTCTGGTCGAGCTTGCGGTCGATGTCGTGAAAGCTGATCGGGTGCTGGATGAACTGGTAGTAGTCGGGGTAATCCTGCCGCGACGGCAGCTCCATAAACATTTCTGCATGTTTGCGGCCGCTGGGTAAGAGGTGCGACGTACCTGTCGTCCTGGAGCGAAGTAATGCTCTGCACGGCCCAGCGCAGCATGACCTtgaggcgcttgccgcgcggcgcgccacgccggcGTGGCTCGGTAATGTACGGCGTCGTGATGGGGCGGGGAACGACCGGCGAGGTGTACggcggcacgacgcgcgcaatCGGCGTCGAtacaggcgcaggcgatgACTGTGCTGGCGTCGCATgcgtcgcgggcgtcgcgggcgtcgcgggcgcccccggcgccgcggtTTTGGGCGCGGGCTTCGCTTCCGgcttcgcctcggcctctttgcTCTTGGGCGTCTCGCTCTTtggcgcacgcagcgtgaTCTTTTGCACCTTGGGCGTCTCGCGCTCTTCTTTCGgcacggccgagcgcacgaccgactcggcgagcttgcggcgcttggcatCGGCGCTGtcgtcggctgcggcgcgcttctcggcgcgcttggGCTTGTCGgtctgctcggcggcccACGCGTCGTAGACATCGGTCGTTGCCTCTTTGATCATGCCCTGTGTTAGCCGAGATACGCACATGAaggtcgcgcgccttgaGCCAAATGTCGCTGTCTTTCATATTAAAGCGCTTCGCATTGTTGCACATCAGCTCGAGATCCGCGCGAAAatccgcgagcgacgcgtatTCCTGCTGCTTCACACGattgcgcacctcgctgAGCGTCACAGGCTTCTTGATTACCACATAGTACTCGGGGTACTGCCGCcggctcggcaggcgcatAAACGgctccgcgagcgcgtcgccgtccgcGTCTTTTGCGTGgaggagctggtcgaggacCTGCTGCCCCAGCTGTGCGACCTGCTCCGCactcggcaccggcgcatcCGGGCCTGTACCCCGCCGTGCACtcttgcgcacctcgtcggcctgcgtcagacacgcgacgtaccttgcCGTGCATCGTTGGGaaagcgcggcgccacgcgcctCCCACGTGGCATTCGGCGGTGCGTCTCCATCCATCATGGCGagtgcgcgcgcggcgctggacTCGAA includes:
- a CDS encoding uncharacterized protein (COG:B; COG:K; EggNog:ENOG503Q3ST) gives rise to the protein MHGKADEVRKSARRGTGPDAPVPSAEQVAQLGQQVLDQLLHAKDADGDALAEPFMRLPSRRQYPEYYVVIKKPVTLSEVRNRVKQQEYASLADFRADLELMCNNAKRFNMKDSDIWLKARDLHGMIKEATTDVYDAWAAEQTDKPKRAEKRAAADDSADAKRRKLAESVVRSAVPKEERETPKVQKITLRAPKSETPKSKEAEAKPEAKPAPKTAAPGAPATPATPATHATPAQSSPAPVSTPIARVVPPYTSPVVPRPITTPYITEPRRRGAPRGKRLKVMLRWAVQSITSLQDDSGRKHAEMFMELPSRQDYPDYYQFIQHPISFHDIDRKLDQKEYINPHALVSDLYRMLSNAQFYNEEHSEVWEDAQVLRTHLEKVIIPALLAEGFTLDPNDHRQAALPPGTPGAVPPPGSAGSPVSESPPQSSPASPAPVHARPIVRVANVAPQAPRPVATPPARPTPVIEAPRPPAPPAPAAPAAPAVTLEQVVQGVENRTWPTHPAALTAPAAATAKPAHEPLPCFAEAVSLQLYADPDASELLANVRIALGADAVPQAIHLPRRTASAMIRLVLGEEEQRALRVTLNQREVGGAWLDGTATYAMHVALDGTSHALEAHTLETSPAGRVCIYMNK